The uncultured Desulfatiglans sp. DNA window AGCAACGAGAAGAAGCGGAGGATGGGTGGTCTGCCTCTGGAGATGGGGCGATGGTATTTGGGTCCTGTGCTGGTGGGGATGCCTTTTGAGAGGAGATCTGAAAAATTGCATCCTGCCCGTTTTCGAAACTGGGAGGGAAGTGCTTGCCTGGAACGGTTTGGGCGGAGTTCGCGAGAAAAGGAGTCGCCGGTTCTGGAAGGGGATGTTTTGGAAGGATGTAAGGGTGTTTACTGCATGGAGGGGCCGTGTGATCCAAGGGAGCTTCGGTCGTTTCGGGTCTGGAAAGGTCTTCGGTTACCGTGGATTTCGAGATGGGGTCCAGCGTTGGACCTTGAGGGTCTTGCGATGAGGGCATCGGCAAGGTGAGGGTGTGACCGGCTGGAGATGGTCTCTCTGACCCTTGAGCGTTGCCTCGAATGATGTCCGCACGAAGGGAAACGACCGGCGGCGGAGATTTTGTGAAGGATGGAGACTTTTCGGTATTGGCCCAATAAAAGAGGGCGACGGCGAAGACGGCCATTGCACTGGCTGGGGCCCAAAATCGGATGAAGAGAGTCTTCCGTCTTTTCTGAGTGGGATCGGGACGGGTCTGTTGCCGGATCGGGATTTCTTCCTCAAATAGATCTTCCTGCATCGAGGGCTTGTCTCCTTCGGCTAGTGCGGCAAATTTTGCCGCGCTGGCGTTCTTCAAATAAAAAATATTTAGCAATGCTGGCTAGTTAAACGGTGGCACCTCTTTTGCAATCTCTCACAGTGTACCGCTGTGGATGTTCGCCCGGGGGACTGGTTCGAAATCTGACTGCATGGGAAGAATTGTATGCAAGAGTGAGTTGTTTTGATAATGATAGCTGATTAAAATAAATAATAAGAGCTCTTAGAGGAATTGCCAAATGAAAATCGATCTTGCAGCATATTTTTCAAAGGTTTCCCAGACGACTCAAGGTGGGGGAAAGGAATGTGAGAAAGCTGAAAGGGATTTCAGCAAGATCCTCGAGTCCGTTTTGGGAAATCCGGTCTGTAGGGGGCATGCTGCGCCGGCGACCGTTGAAATGAAGGGCTGCTCCAAAGTAGAAGGGGTTGAACCGGTGCCGATAGAGCGATCCTCACGGCTTGCGTGGTATCTTGAAGATGTACTGGATGTAGTCGAAAATTATGCTCAAACATTGGCTGATCCAGCGTGCAGCCTCGAAAGCATAGCACCCTATATCAATCGGATGGCTCTGGAGCAGGAGAAGATCTGGTCGCTTATGAACGGGCTCGCTGCAGAAGATGGGCTGCGCGAGGTCGCTCGAGAGGTGCTGGTGACCTTGTCGGCCGAAATGAGTCGTTTTGAACGGGGTGATTACGTCTGATGTCAAGAAAGCTGTCGTCCTGCCCAAGGGATGTGTTCTGTTTTATTCGCGGCAGTGAGGTTGCAGCCATCGATCATACTGGCCGGGGTGCAGGCAGTCTCCAGATGAATCGGGAATGGCGCAAAGCGGCTTAATCCGAACGGCAACGCGTCAAATAATTGACTGAATGAAGGGTATTGGCCTGTGTAGTTTTTTTAATTCGTGGATCAGCTATCTCGAGACAGGCCATAAAGAGCCTTGGGGAGTGTATTTTGAGATTTCCAGAGAGCATTTCTTGCCCTCTGTCGAGCATTGCTGCGATGTATCTGCCTATCGGAATGGGCAAGATTTACCCAGACTGATTATCCACAGCCATAGGAAAGGCGAGAGGTTCATGCACGGTGTTTGAGTTTGTTTCATGATGCATGATGTGTGTTTGCCGTGTGAATTTACCGTCGGATCTGCGAAATAAGAATGTGCTCCAAGGGAGCCGATGCTGAAAGCAGGGAAAGGGAGGCTTTTGGACAATGCCTGCTTCTCAACATGTTGAAATGATATAATTTTGAAAAACTTATCATTGCACTGACGCTGCCGGTACCGGTGAAATCTATGGTGAGAGGATGTCCCATGAAGACAGGAGACCCGTGTGTGACCGTCATTACGCCGACACATAATCGCCCCGATTACTTGGCGGAGACGATTCGAAGTGTGGTGGGCCAGACAATGTGTGACTGGGAGATGATTATCATCAATGACGGCGGTGTGGATGTAGCAGATGTGGTTGCTGATTTCCATGATCCGCGCCTTATCTATCGCAATGAGCCTGTCAATCAGGGAAAGGCGGCATGTCTGAATCTAGCGCTTGGAATGGCGCGGGGGTGCTACGTTGCTTATATAGATGACGACGATATCTGGTATTCGAATCATCTCGACATCCTTTCCCGGACTTTGGATGAGAACCCTGAAATCGGTGCAGTATACTCCGACCTCTATGCGGTCATATTCATCAGGGACCCTGAAAACGGCCGAAGGTATCCAGTCCATAAGAGCATACAGATCTCGCGGGATTTCAACCGCGATTTCATGTTCTATTTCAATCACACCCTTCATGTAAGCTTGATGCATCGCAGGGAATTGGCGCACAGGGTCGGCGGCTACGATCCGGATATCACCGTTCTGATCGACTGGAACATGACGAGGAAACTCTGTTTTGTAACGGATTTTAAATACGTTCCGGTGGTGACGGGCGAGTACTACATGCCGATGGGTAAATCGGATCGGATCTCCAATCTCGAGCGGCAGGATCCGGAACGGTTTAAACACAATCTGCGCAAGATTCGGGCCGATATGCCTCCCGAGCCGTGGCCGAGGGTTGATAAAGTGACGGTGATCTTGCCGGTTCAAGGTTGGGATTCAAGCGCTGTTGAAATTATGACTGCCTTGACAGATCGTCTTTGTTATCCGGTGAACTTCTTGTTCGTGAACATTGAGGATGGCCGTTCCGAGGCGGACTGCAGGGAGCCGTTGGGCAAGATATCACAGTTGAAAAATGTGGAAATTCTGACGCCCCCACAACCTCTGACACCTCTGGAAGCTTATCGATATGGTGCCGAGAGGACCAATGCCCGCTATGTTTATCTGGCGAGCATGGCTTTCGATCCGACCGTGGAAATGCGTTTGCTCAAAGCCATGGCGTTCCTGCGCAGCAAATCCGTTGCCGGTGTGAAGTGGGCTGTGCCCGGAGAAAGGGACTCCGGTTTTGATATTCTGGTCGAACGAAGGCTGTTTTTGGAACGTTCGGATCTCAACGATGATTCGGCCTGTGTGGATGTGCAACTCATTTCGCTAGTGCCACCCCCGAGCCTTCATTTTGATGTTCTCTTGTCACAGGCCAAAACAAGCTTGAAGGAAGGTGATTTTCCTTTGGCCTATAGATGTCTTGTTCAGGCGACAGCTATCCGGCAAGGAGCCGGGGGGGCGCAGTTTGTGGTGGACATGTTTGCCAAGGTGTGCTTTGAGATGGGAAAATTCGAGGAGGCGGAGGAAAAATGCCGTGCCCTTATCCAACGCGGCTATGGAGCCGATAACTGGATTCGCTTGGGAAAGATCCTGCAGGCAACCGGTCGCTTCCACGAGGCGCTGGAGGCCTATCAGCGAGGCCTCGATGCCATCGGTCTCCCGGATAATGCTTTGCAGCGTCCCGTTTTTCCGGTGACGATGCATCAGGAATGCGGTGCCTTCGTCGGTATGCTGGGGGCTGCGGAATGTCTCCTGGAACTGGACGACCTGGTCGGGGCGGCCCGGTTTTTTCGCAAGGCTGCCAAAGTCAAGGCTGACAGTCATAGAACACTCCTCGGCTTTGGTGCCCTTTTCCTGAAGGCCGGTGACCTGGCCCAGGCCTGGCAGGCTCTTTCGCTGGCGGCGAAGAAGAATGAAGATGATCCGAAGATCAGCCATCTGCTCGGATGCGTCTGCGAAGCACGCGAGGAATTGAACTCTGCCTTCGATTATTTCAAGAAGGCATTCGGACAGGATAAAGCCGGTGAGGAAAACCTCTTAGACCTTTGTCGCATAGGGCTAAGACTCGGACAATGGCCGGTGTTGGAATCTGCATTGGAGGAGTTTTTGGAGCATAGGCCCGGGTCTGCGGCGGGACTGCGTCGGTTGGCTGAAGTGAAAGCCATACGAGGTCGTGAAGAGGAGGCACGCGCGTGTCTGGACAAGGCGGCCCTGATGGATAACCATGCGGTTTTTGCTGAAGCCAAAGGTTAGGCCTATTTCCTGGCTTCCCAGTCTTCCTGGATCTTGAGAGCGCCGAAGGGTTTTGGGGCAGCATCGATGAAAAGAGATGTCTGATGTTTGAGCACAGCTCTTTAAACAGCAGTGTGTCGAGCCTAGAGTCGTCAGGTTTGCGTTATTCATTTGCTCAGCTGGAAAAATGATCGAGGTAATTGAACGATGACAGCTAGACTGGAGATCAACGGCATGGAGCGCTCCTATCCGGAGAGGACAGCCAACCTGGAAGAACTGCTGTTATATGTCATCCAGAACGACCAGGCTCCATCACCCCTGATGGTAGAAATCAAGGTGAATGGTAAACACTATGATGAGGACTTTCGCCATCAGGCGCGTTTGCTTTCGCTAAACGATCTCGATCTGGTGGAGGTGATAACCCACGACCGTGAAAGTCTTGTCGAGGACTTCCTCTCGCAGTTGCCGGGACATATTGAAGGGATTCGAAGTGGCATCGAGCAGGCCTCAGAATGTTTGCGCAGGCCGGGGTCCCGCTTGAAGGGGTATGATCTGGTCGCAAGAAGCTTCGAAGTGCTGCATTCCTTGGCGCAGCATCTTTACCAAGTCAAAGCTGCGCTTGCCGGACAGGAGGAGTTTCCGGGGGGGCTATGGCCTTGGGAAGACCTGGTGGTGACGCTCGACAAAGTTCTGGCTGTGCAGGAGGCCGGCTGCGCCGAAGCGATAGCTGATGTCCTAGAGGAAGAAATGCTCCCGCAGCTTGCCCGGTGGCATCGACACGCTGCTACCGGGTTTTGCGCTAGAGCCTGAAGCCTCATTGGGATGAGGATGATGGAACGGGAAACACTGCAAAGCCTTATCGCGTTGGGGCGGGTCCATTTGGAGGCTGTTCATGCACGGGACTGGGGTGCGGTCGATGAAGTCCTGGAGCGGAAGTTGGATCTTTATGAAAAAGGTTGCCCCATAAGGGAGGAAGGCCTGCCGCCGAGGGACTTGCAGAAGATCCATGAATTAATAACCATCGAAAAGCAAATCGATTCAGCGCTCAGGGTCAGTCGATCGATGCTATCGGATGATCTGGAAACGGTCCGGTCCTTACATGTTTGTCTGCGTGATCTTCGCAAAGCAGCTCGCCCATCGACACGTGCGCGCCTGTTTTTGAAGGGTTGAGGAAACAAAACTTTTAAGTCTAATTGGATGATTTAGCGTTATTGTCCATGAAACTGATCAGGGAGTTGATGATCCCACTCATGCGGTTGATATAGCTGTCGAGGCGTGCGTACTGTTGTTTGAGTCGCTCCTCGTAGAGCAAGAGTCGGCGTTCTTCCTGGCTAATCCGGCTTTCGACGTTTTCAATAATATCTTCGTAATGATTTTCGAGGTTGCTTAAAGGACCACTGCTGCTGAGAAGGTTTTCCAGTTCGTGACCCAGTTCGGTAATGACGCCGTTTTGCAGCCTCAACTGCGTTGTATGGATTCCGCTCCCGGCTGGCAGAAATGCACTCATGGCGATGCCGCGTTCGGGCCCTGAAACACCTGTAAGGGTATATGCGCCACTCCCGCCGCTGAGATTCACCCAGTCGCCCCAATCGCCGTTTTCAAGTTTGAAATGGGCTCTTTCATTGTCGGTGTCCACCTCTACCTCGTAAAGCCCCGGTGTGGCTGTTGGGAGAGTGCTTGAAAACCGGATTTCGCTGCTGTCGGTCATTCCGCCAAAATAGGCTGAAAAGACCGCCGCGACGGCATCGGAGTCGTCGTCGAGGGCGTTGCTTAGGATGTCCTGATCCAAAAGCAGCAATCCTTGTGTGTCAGAGCCTTCGACAGCGTCGGTGTAAAAACCCAATTGGAGTAGGTTGCAATAGGAGTCGAGGCCGTCCCGGAAACCCGGTGCAGTGCCGCTGATCAGGCTGTCCAGGCGGCTTTTGATGATCTGGAGCGCGTAGTTTCCCAGAAGGGTGCCTGCCTCCCCGGTTTCAGGGTTATAAGCGGTGGCGTCCTTGACTTCCATGCGGACCGAGTTGAAGGCCTCGCGGAAGGCTTCGATCTTGGAGATCATTGCTTCCTTGTCGGTGCCCACGGTCAAGGTGACGGTTCCGACATCTTTGAGTGTCACCGTCAGGCCGTCAAGGATATCGGTGATGAGGTTTGTCGAGCGCTCGATCCATGCCCCGAACGGATAGCCGTCCACCCGTAATTGGGCATTGCAGGCAGCGGTTGTTTCTGTAAAGACCCCTGCCGTCGCGCTGAAATCCTCCGTATCGCTGCTGCCGTCGAGGGTGGTGCCTCCGGACGGGCTGAGAACGATGGTATGCCCATCGCCCGTTTCGCGGCCTGTCAGAATCAAATGAGATGCGGCACTGCCTGTTCCGCCATCGTCCAGGATGTAGGCGTTGATGCCGGCTCCCGAGGCATTGATGAGATCCCTCAGCCCCATGAGAGTCGTCCCGGTCGGCACGATGATATCGACCGGGTCATCTGTCCCGTACTGGATTTGGAAGACCTGGTCTGTACCGCTGGCATTTACCGTCTGGCCAAAGCCGGAGGCGCCGAATTGCACCGTGTCTCCGCTTCCGTCCAGGGTCATGTCACCGTCTGGGTCTACGAGGATCGTCTTCGTTCCATCCGGAGTAGTCTCTGTAAGCACGAGACGGTCTAGCCCTCCGACACTCGTGATTTTGGCGGTGACTCCCGGATTCGCAGCGTCGCCGTTGATTGCAGCCTGTAGATCTTCAAGACTTGCGCTATCGGCTACCGTGATAATGCGGGTCGTCCCGCCGTACGCGTAGGAGAAGGTTCTATCTGAGCCGCTCCAATTGACTGGATCCGTGCGATCCGCCACTCCAACGTGCATCAGGATCCCGTTCTGGATGCCGCAATGCGCTTCCGTTTCGGCTTGTGCCAGTTGCCCCACGACGAGGCTGTGATTGCCCTCAGCAGCGGTGCTGGAGGCGGTTGCCGATACGACCCCCGTATTCGACGAGGTGGCCGTGCGGATCAGGAACTCCCCGGGGCGGTCCATGCCTCGTACCGTGTTGTAGAAAGCTGACAGGGCCGAATCCACCGTGCCGATGGACTCGATTTTGGCTTCCCACTCCGATTGCCAACTCTCCAGGGGGGCTACCCGGGCTGTGCGGCGGGCTTCCACCAAGGCCTGGATGATCGTATTGAAATCCTGATCACTGCTCATCCCTGTAAAGCTGATCAATCCTGACATGCTTCCTCTCTGCTTTTTTCGCTTTCCTCAGGGTTCGGTGCCTGGCGCACCGGTCTTCAACTGCCGGGTTGAGATGGTCGGGCTTTGCATTTACAAGTACACCGCTCTCACAACCAAGCAAGAAATATGCCTTCTGCGGACCCTTTGGACCATCTGTTCGAGACGGCGGCATTGCCTCTGCAGACGTCTGACAACGGATCGATGTCAGGCAGATTTTTCCGCTGGCCCCGGCAAAAGAGCACGGGGGGTCAGACCTGCAGACCTGTCGCATGCAGGCGAGGAGCGTCGCCGTTTCCTCGCACCTGCAAATAGGCATTTTCCCACCCTTCCAGCAGATTGGAGAGCATCTGTCGCACTTCTTCAAGACCCCGAACATCGTTTCGCCAATTGGCCTGAATGAGATGCCGGTTCATGAAGAGATAGATGCGTCGCAGGCCTTGTGCGAGTTCTCCCCCCTGATCGATATTGAGGGCGTTGTTGAGTTCCATCACAATGTCGCGTGCCTTGTTGGCGTATATATTCTTGTTCTTGATATCTCCCGCTTCACTGTACTGGACGGCCTTGTTCAGAAAGGTGATTGCCCCTTCGTAAAGCATCAGAACGAGTTTCAAAGGGCTTGAGGTGTGGATGTCGGCTTCCATATATGCTTTGTATGGTTTGTACATGCTAGGCCTCCCCTCAGGATGGCATCTTCAGGCGATGGTCGCTCACAGGGCCTCTTGGATAATCGAGCGACCCGCGGCCTTTTTTCATGTGATGTTGCCTGTCGGCCGCAGGTCGCGCATCTTTTGACGAACTAGCCCAGGAGCCGGGTGGCCAGTTGGGGCAGGCTGTTTGCCTGGGCCAACATGGCGATGGCGGCCTGAGCCTTCACCTGCAGATTCATGAAATTGGTCATTTCGAAAGCCACATCTACATCCGAGATCTGGGATTCTGCAGCCTGGATATTCTCGGACTGGATGGTCAGATTGGTGACGGTATTTTCCAACCGGTTCATCATGGCGCCGAAATGGGCCCGGCCTTCGTCTTTCTGAATGATTGCGTCATCCAGTGTTTCCAGGGCAGCTTGAGCGCTTTCCTGCGAGGCGATGCTAAGATCAGCAATTCCCAGTCCGCTGGCCGTCATATTCTGATTTTGAACTGAATAGTAATCCTCCGTGGCGTCATTGCCGGTTCCGAAGTGGATCGTTACAGAACCGTAGGATTCATCAGTCCCTTCGCTGCCGTCGGATTCGGAGGTGGAAAATACATACGTGTTTCCGCTCGCATCGGAAAAGAGGGCTTCCGACTCGCTTGCACCGGCAGTCTGGTTGGTCAGGGCCAGACCTTCACCGCTTGTCCAGCTTGCCACGAACCCCGTGGTGGCCGAATTGGCGTTGAGCCAGCTCACCAGATCCGCTCCCGTGTCGGAACTTGTTATGACAGAAGTCAATGTGCCCAGGCTGCCGTCATGACCTTTGTATGAAAAGGTGAGCGTTTCGCCCGACTCGAAAGCCGTGAATGCCGATACAACCGTTATCGTGCCTGCCGATAAATTAGCCTGATCTTCCGCGACTCCCATCACTTGGGCAGTCGCAGAAGCGGCGACGGTCCCGTCGAGCATCTTGGTCCCGTTGAATTCGGTGGCCTGCGCGATCCGCTCGATTTCATCGCGCATGGCGGCGAACTCATCGTGCATGATCTGCCTCTGATCGGTACTGTAAGTCCCAGTGGCAGCTTGTTCGGCTAGTTCCTTCATGCGGATCAGTTTTTCGTCGATGACCGAGGCGGCGCCGTCCATGGTCTGGAGCATGCTGATAGCGTCGTTGGCGTTGCGGATGCCTTGGTTCAGGACCTCGACGTCGGACCGCATGAGTTCCCGAACGGCGAGCCCGGCGGCATCGTCGGCGGCGCCGTTGATGCGCAGACCCGAGGAGAGGCGGTTGATGGATTTGCTCAGGCCGTTGTAGCTCCGAGCCAAGTTGTTGGCGGCCGTCAAGGCCATGATGTTGTTCTGAATGGTAAGTGCCATGTTGTATCCCTCCTTTTGCAATGAATGGAATGAATCATAAACTGCCTACTCCGACCCGGTGCCAAGCTGAATCCCTGCCGTTCACCTCCTCTTTCATGATTGTATCATTCAGAACGCTTTCCGTTTGTCTGAGCGGAGCCATAGCGAACGAAGAAGGCTTTCTGACGCCGTTTAAAGGACTATCGTCCAAATCTTGGGAGGACTTTAGTAAAAAAATCATCCGGCCGGTGCGATGCAGGCGGCCTTGAACGCGTGGTGACCCTTCAGGAAAAGTAGACGTTTTTAGGCTGTAGAGATAAACAACACTTCGCTTGACAAAGGCGGCCTTTTTGGATTAATTGCAGCCTGTTTAGAAAATTTTTCACTGGCTGTTCGGAAAATGCCTCGCGTTAGCTGCCGGCTTGGCCGAAAGCTTGCATTGAAAGTGCTGCAATGGATTGAAAGGGGATAGGTGGTCTCAACAGGATGATACATCGATGGCCGAAAAAGATCCTGGTGGTCGACGACGAATCGGCTATCTGCGATCTGGTGGTGGAGTTTTTGAGCTTCAAAGGATATGCGGTATCGTCAGCGTCCAAGGGGTACGCCGGCCTCAGGATGTTCCAGCAAGAGGATTACGATCTCGTGCTGCTCGATATTCGGATGCCCGAGATCAGCGGCTTGGACGTTTTGAGGGAAATCAAGCGCATTCGGCCGACTACAGCGGTCATAATGTTGTCGGCATATGGAGATGCTGAGACAATCCGGACAGCCCTGACATATGGGGCCGCGCACTACATCGAAAAACCTATGGCGCTGGAAGGGTTGCTGAGGACTATCCAAGGCCTTGAGAAGGAGAGAGAGGAGGTGTAATGGTTTGGGATGGGTTTTTACCTCTGATGCCAAGCCCGGTATGGTGCTTGAACAGGATGCTCTCAATCGTCAGGGGACGCTGCTCCTCAAAAGCGGGCGGCGGTTGACGGAGGAGAATATCAGAATGTTGAAATCTTGGGGAGTTCCGAAGCTCTGGATCGAAACAGGGGATGAAACCGCTGCCAGGGCCGAATCGCCGTCCTCTGCCCGAAGCGGAAGAGATCGCAAGACCGAATTGAGCGCCCGCTTCGAGGGGGTCTTGGAACACCCGGCCATGGTGGCCATTTTCGAGGCAGTCTGCAAACTGGAGCGAACGAGGTCCCGCGGTATAGCATGAAGCCATCCAGCCGTAATCTGGATCGGATTATCAGGAATGTCGCCGATCTCCCGACTCTTCCCGCGGCTGTTCTCCACATCACGCAGATCGTGAACAACCCGAAGGCCTCCGCTCGTGATCTGGCGGGGATTATAACGAGCGACCAGGTTTTGACCGCGCGCCTGTTGCGATTGGTCAATTCCTCCTTCTATGGTTTCCCGCAAAAAATTTCAACAGTCACCGGTGCGATTGTCCTCCTGGGGTTCGATGCCATACGTCATCTGCTTCTCAGTACCTCGATTTTCCATCTGTTTTCATCCCCCAACGGTGATGCGCGTTTCCATTTAGATGCTTTTTGGGACCATTCTCTGGGGTGTGCGTTGGCAGCCAAGGTGATCGGGAGCCGGATGCGTTATGAACAGGTGGAAGAGCTTTTTGTGGCCGGTCTGCTAC harbors:
- a CDS encoding Hpt protein; translated protein: MYKPYKAYMEADIHTSSPLKLVLMLYEGAITFLNKAVQYSEAGDIKNKNIYANKARDIVMELNNALNIDQGGELAQGLRRIYLFMNRHLIQANWRNDVRGLEEVRQMLSNLLEGWENAYLQVRGNGDAPRLHATGLQV
- a CDS encoding hypothetical protein (Evidence 5 : Unknown function); amino-acid sequence: MSVASNDVRTKGNDRRRRFCEGWRLFGIGPIKEGDGEDGHCTGWGPKSDEESLPSFLSGIGTGLLPDRDFFLK
- a CDS encoding hypothetical protein (Evidence 5 : Unknown function) — translated: MRMMERETLQSLIALGRVHLEAVHARDWGAVDEVLERKLDLYEKGCPIREEGLPPRDLQKIHELITIEKQIDSALRVSRSMLSDDLETVRSLHVCLRDLRKAARPSTRARLFLKG
- a CDS encoding conserved hypothetical protein (Evidence 4 : Unknown function but conserved in other organisms), which codes for MGWVFTSDAKPGMVLEQDALNRQGTLLLKSGRRLTEENIRMLKSWGVPKLWIETGDETAARAESPSSARSGRDRKTELSARFEGVLEHPAMVAIFEAVCKLERTRSRGIA
- a CDS encoding hypothetical protein (Evidence 5 : Unknown function), translating into MSGLISFTGMSSDQDFNTIIQALVEARRTARVAPLESWQSEWEAKIESIGTVDSALSAFYNTVRGMDRPGEFLIRTATSSNTGVVSATASSTAAEGNHSLVVGQLAQAETEAHCGIQNGILMHVGVADRTDPVNWSGSDRTFSYAYGGTTRIITVADSASLEDLQAAINGDAANPGVTAKITSVGGLDRLVLTETTPDGTKTILVDPDGDMTLDGSGDTVQFGASGFGQTVNASGTDQVFQIQYGTDDPVDIIVPTGTTLMGLRDLINASGAGINAYILDDGGTGSAASHLILTGRETGDGHTIVLSPSGGTTLDGSSDTEDFSATAGVFTETTAACNAQLRVDGYPFGAWIERSTNLITDILDGLTVTLKDVGTVTLTVGTDKEAMISKIEAFREAFNSVRMEVKDATAYNPETGEAGTLLGNYALQIIKSRLDSLISGTAPGFRDGLDSYCNLLQLGFYTDAVEGSDTQGLLLLDQDILSNALDDDSDAVAAVFSAYFGGMTDSSEIRFSSTLPTATPGLYEVEVDTDNERAHFKLENGDWGDWVNLSGGSGAYTLTGVSGPERGIAMSAFLPAGSGIHTTQLRLQNGVITELGHELENLLSSSGPLSNLENHYEDIIENVESRISQEERRLLLYEERLKQQYARLDSYINRMSGIINSLISFMDNNAKSSN
- a CDS encoding putative Metal-dependent phosphohydrolase, HD protein (Evidence 3 : Putative function from multiple computational evidences) — its product is MKPSSRNLDRIIRNVADLPTLPAAVLHITQIVNNPKASARDLAGIITSDQVLTARLLRLVNSSFYGFPQKISTVTGAIVLLGFDAIRHLLLSTSIFHLFSSPNGDARFHLDAFWDHSLGCALAAKVIGSRMRYEQVEELFVAGLLHDIGKIIEVLYFPDEFQQIAKGVSERNILMLDAEMQILGLSHAEIGAALAEAWRLPPKLIQAVGFHHHPADTEHFRREAAVVHLADILCRALDLGSGGDMRMPCLDAVAWDHLDIEIAALESILDEIDAGFRDLRCAI
- a CDS encoding hypothetical protein (Evidence 5 : Unknown function); the protein is MKTGDPCVTVITPTHNRPDYLAETIRSVVGQTMCDWEMIIINDGGVDVADVVADFHDPRLIYRNEPVNQGKAACLNLALGMARGCYVAYIDDDDIWYSNHLDILSRTLDENPEIGAVYSDLYAVIFIRDPENGRRYPVHKSIQISRDFNRDFMFYFNHTLHVSLMHRRELAHRVGGYDPDITVLIDWNMTRKLCFVTDFKYVPVVTGEYYMPMGKSDRISNLERQDPERFKHNLRKIRADMPPEPWPRVDKVTVILPVQGWDSSAVEIMTALTDRLCYPVNFLFVNIEDGRSEADCREPLGKISQLKNVEILTPPQPLTPLEAYRYGAERTNARYVYLASMAFDPTVEMRLLKAMAFLRSKSVAGVKWAVPGERDSGFDILVERRLFLERSDLNDDSACVDVQLISLVPPPSLHFDVLLSQAKTSLKEGDFPLAYRCLVQATAIRQGAGGAQFVVDMFAKVCFEMGKFEEAEEKCRALIQRGYGADNWIRLGKILQATGRFHEALEAYQRGLDAIGLPDNALQRPVFPVTMHQECGAFVGMLGAAECLLELDDLVGAARFFRKAAKVKADSHRTLLGFGALFLKAGDLAQAWQALSLAAKKNEDDPKISHLLGCVCEAREELNSAFDYFKKAFGQDKAGEENLLDLCRIGLRLGQWPVLESALEEFLEHRPGSAAGLRRLAEVKAIRGREEEARACLDKAALMDNHAVFAEAKG
- a CDS encoding Flagellin domain protein codes for the protein MALTIQNNIMALTAANNLARSYNGLSKSINRLSSGLRINGAADDAAGLAVRELMRSDVEVLNQGIRNANDAISMLQTMDGAASVIDEKLIRMKELAEQAATGTYSTDQRQIMHDEFAAMRDEIERIAQATEFNGTKMLDGTVAASATAQVMGVAEDQANLSAGTITVVSAFTAFESGETLTFSYKGHDGSLGTLTSVITSSDTGADLVSWLNANSATTGFVASWTSGEGLALTNQTAGASESEALFSDASGNTYVFSTSESDGSEGTDESYGSVTIHFGTGNDATEDYYSVQNQNMTASGLGIADLSIASQESAQAALETLDDAIIQKDEGRAHFGAMMNRLENTVTNLTIQSENIQAAESQISDVDVAFEMTNFMNLQVKAQAAIAMLAQANSLPQLATRLLG
- a CDS encoding hypothetical protein (Evidence 5 : Unknown function) codes for the protein MTARLEINGMERSYPERTANLEELLLYVIQNDQAPSPLMVEIKVNGKHYDEDFRHQARLLSLNDLDLVEVITHDRESLVEDFLSQLPGHIEGIRSGIEQASECLRRPGSRLKGYDLVARSFEVLHSLAQHLYQVKAALAGQEEFPGGLWPWEDLVVTLDKVLAVQEAGCAEAIADVLEEEMLPQLARWHRHAATGFCARA
- a CDS encoding hypothetical protein (Evidence 5 : Unknown function), whose product is MAYDFEADAIFLAVVSVTVVKKSGGLGMAALLNEAQGGVGGVLDMHVLDFCVLLSDGVGLLGIRVGGWGGATRRSGGWVVCLWRWGDGIWVLCWWGCLLRGDLKNCILPVFETGREVLAWNGLGGVREKRSRRFWKGMFWKDVRVFTAWRGRVIQGSFGRFGSGKVFGYRGFRDGVQRWTLRVLR
- a CDS encoding Two component, sigma54 specific, transcriptional regulator, Fis family (fragment), yielding MIHRWPKKILVVDDESAICDLVVEFLSFKGYAVSSASKGYAGLRMFQQEDYDLVLLDIRMPEISGLDVLREIKRIRPTTAVIMLSAYGDAETIRTALTYGAAHYIEKPMALEGLLRTIQGLEKEREEV
- a CDS encoding hypothetical protein (Evidence 5 : Unknown function) — encoded protein: MIFLLKSSQDLDDSPLNGVRKPSSFAMAPLRQTESVLNDTIMKEEVNGRDSAWHRVGVGSL
- a CDS encoding hypothetical protein (Evidence 5 : Unknown function), whose translation is MKIDLAAYFSKVSQTTQGGGKECEKAERDFSKILESVLGNPVCRGHAAPATVEMKGCSKVEGVEPVPIERSSRLAWYLEDVLDVVENYAQTLADPACSLESIAPYINRMALEQEKIWSLMNGLAAEDGLREVAREVLVTLSAEMSRFERGDYV